CGAATGCGGTGATTCTGGGTGCAATCCTGGGTGCGATGATGTGTACGGATATGGGCGGGCCGGTTAACAAAGTGGCTTACGTCTTCGGTACGACCTTGCTCAGTAGCCAGATTTACGCGCCGATGGCCGCCGTTATGGCAGCTGGTATGGTGCCACCGTTGGCAATGGGTCTGGCGACCGTGCTGGCAAGCAAGAAATTCAACCCGACCGAGCGTGAAGGTGGTAAAGCGGCATTTGTACTGGGCCTGTGCTTTATTTCCGAAGGGGCAATTCCTTACGCGGCGCGTGATCCAATGCGCGTTCTGCCTTGCTGCATCATCGGTGGGGCACTGACAGGTGCGCTGTCGATGGCGGTGGGCGCTAAGCTGATGGCACCACACGGTGGTCTGTTCGTGCTGTTGATTCCTGGTGCGATTACCCCAGTTATTGGCTACCTGTTAGCGATCATTGCGGGAACCGCAGTGGCTGGTGTGCTGTACGCGCTGCTGAAACGCTCTGATGAACAACTGGCGAAAGTCGCGTAAGTCTGATTATCATCGTGAATAAAAAGTAATGCCATAACACAAGGATGTGGATGAGAGAGCGCCAGTTGGGTAAACCAACTGGCGCTTTTTACTATTATGGAGTGAAGAAGCTAATTAACGCTGGGCTTCAGATTTGAGCCAAGCGATTTCGTCGGCCCAGATATCGGGATTGATCGTTTCCAGAATCATCGGGATACCATCAAAGCGGGCATCTTTCATGATATAGCTGAAAGCGGTTTTGCCGATATTGCCTTCCCCCAGGCTATGGTGTCGGTCAACACGGCTGCCGAACGCGCTTTTGGCATCATTCAAATGCATTCCGCGCAGATAGCGAAAACCAACAATACGATCGAATTCAGAGAAGGTGGCTTCGCAATCGGCTTCTGTCCGAAGGTCGTAGCCACCGGCGAAGGCGTGGCAGGTATCGATACAGACGCCGACGCGGCTTTTATCCTCAACACCATCGATGATGGCCGCCAGGTGCTCAAAGCGGAAACCCAAATTACTGCCTTGCCCGGCGGTATTCTCAATCACGGCGGTGACGCCATCCGTTTCCGCCAGCGCGATGTTGATAGACTCGGCGATACGTGCCAGACAGTCCGCTTCCTCGATCTGTTTTAGATGGCTGCCGGGGTGAAAATTCAGCAGGCTTAGCCCAAGCTGCTGGCAGCGCGACATTTCATCAATAAACGCGATGCGTGACTTCTCCAGCGCCTCGGCGTCCGGGTGACCCAGATTAATCAGATAGCTATCGTGGGGCAGAATCTGTGCTGGCGTATAGGCGTACTGCTCACAGGCGGTTTTAAAACGGTCGATAAGCTCGGCACTGAGCGGCGCGGCCTGCCATTGGCGCTGATTCTTGGTAAATAAAGCGAAAGCCGTCGCCTGTATCTCATGTGCGCGAATCACGGCCTGATCGACCCCGCCAGATGCGCTAACGTGCGCCCCGATGTATTTCATGTTGGTCTCCTCTGGTAACGGAGACATTATGCAGGTTAATGAGACGTTAACAGGTA
This genomic interval from Pectobacterium aquaticum contains the following:
- the nfo gene encoding deoxyribonuclease IV, with the translated sequence MKYIGAHVSASGGVDQAVIRAHEIQATAFALFTKNQRQWQAAPLSAELIDRFKTACEQYAYTPAQILPHDSYLINLGHPDAEALEKSRIAFIDEMSRCQQLGLSLLNFHPGSHLKQIEEADCLARIAESINIALAETDGVTAVIENTAGQGSNLGFRFEHLAAIIDGVEDKSRVGVCIDTCHAFAGGYDLRTEADCEATFSEFDRIVGFRYLRGMHLNDAKSAFGSRVDRHHSLGEGNIGKTAFSYIMKDARFDGIPMILETINPDIWADEIAWLKSEAQR